A genome region from Natronobeatus ordinarius includes the following:
- a CDS encoding pyridoxamine 5'-phosphate oxidase family protein has translation MAIELDADERWELLEEGMVMRLATVDPYGLPHVVPIWYVADRETGCIYFSTPEDSRKVRDLEETPKASLTVDEGAYYFDLRAVVVEGTVSVLEDADERERIERAWCRKYFDQDERPEYMSLLYQGRPWEWFRVEPSRWLSWDNSAIDLERLRERRGE, from the coding sequence ATGGCGATCGAACTCGACGCGGACGAGCGCTGGGAACTGCTCGAGGAGGGGATGGTGATGCGTCTCGCGACCGTCGACCCGTACGGCCTGCCACACGTGGTGCCGATCTGGTACGTCGCCGATCGTGAGACCGGCTGTATCTACTTCTCGACGCCCGAGGACTCCCGGAAGGTGCGCGACCTCGAGGAGACGCCCAAGGCGTCGCTCACCGTGGACGAGGGGGCGTACTACTTCGATCTCCGGGCGGTGGTCGTCGAGGGCACCGTCTCGGTCCTCGAGGACGCAGACGAGCGCGAGCGGATCGAACGCGCGTGGTGTCGGAAGTACTTCGACCAGGACGAACGTCCCGAGTACATGTCGCTGCTCTACCAGGGCCGACCGTGGGAGTGGTTCCGCGTCGAGCCGTCGCGGTGGCTCTCCTGGGACAACTCGGCGATCGACCTCGAGCGGCTGCGCGAGCGACGAGGCGAGTGA
- a CDS encoding antitoxin VapB family protein → MGTRTVRLDEDTYERIRCRKRPDETFSEAIDRLTDTPSLAELGGIVDEARVERMEAAIESADEADEAEVDDVLEEFGGR, encoded by the coding sequence ATGGGAACGCGGACGGTTCGGCTGGACGAGGACACCTACGAACGGATCAGGTGCCGGAAGCGACCCGACGAGACGTTCTCCGAGGCGATCGACCGGCTCACCGACACGCCGTCACTCGCCGAGCTCGGCGGCATCGTCGACGAGGCGCGCGTCGAACGGATGGAAGCGGCGATCGAATCCGCCGACGAGGCCGACGAGGCGGAAGTCGACGACGTACTCGAGGAGTTCGGCGGTCGATGA
- a CDS encoding PIN domain-containing protein, with product MIADTSFLIDLLKDDADAHEKLRELEGRNEPIKIPAMAVLELGIGIGAALSDEEKRAVRAILEPHPIVPMDHRIAMRAGVRIGEVDASTMKKRKGDAAIGATADLEGEPVLTRNVDDFERLGFETVTY from the coding sequence ATGATCGCCGACACGTCGTTCCTGATCGACCTGTTGAAAGACGACGCGGACGCCCACGAGAAACTCCGGGAACTGGAGGGGCGCAACGAGCCGATCAAGATTCCGGCGATGGCCGTCCTCGAGCTCGGGATCGGGATCGGTGCGGCGCTGTCGGACGAAGAGAAACGGGCCGTCAGGGCGATTCTCGAGCCCCATCCGATCGTCCCGATGGACCACCGAATCGCCATGCGCGCGGGCGTCCGGATCGGCGAGGTCGACGCGTCGACGATGAAAAAACGGAAAGGTGACGCCGCGATCGGCGCGACCGCCGACCTCGAGGGCGAACCGGTGCTCACGCGGAACGTCGACGACTTCGAGCGCCTGGGATTCGAGACGGTGACCTACTGA
- a CDS encoding SDR family NAD(P)-dependent oxidoreductase, whose protein sequence is MDERTDPDGEPGLDGQTVVVTGGTGGIGRAVAQAFASAGAAVVVGARDADAVENVVADLEDAGGTAAGLRTDVRDEFDVERLVETASRFGERGGIDVVVAAAGIYHGEAGETPTDAESYTAFDDSWRTNARGVFTTITEALAHLTDGARILVPTGAVAREAKPGYGAYAISKAGAEAVVRGFAADTEYVVGCLEPGVLATDLTGGAGRDPESVAGMFVWAATEADPDELDGEIVGLREWKTATR, encoded by the coding sequence ATGGACGAACGGACGGATCCCGACGGAGAACCGGGCCTCGACGGGCAAACGGTCGTCGTGACCGGCGGCACGGGCGGCATCGGGCGGGCGGTCGCGCAGGCGTTCGCGTCGGCGGGCGCGGCCGTCGTCGTGGGTGCTCGAGACGCCGACGCGGTCGAGAACGTGGTCGCCGACCTCGAGGACGCGGGCGGGACGGCGGCCGGCCTGCGAACCGACGTGCGCGACGAGTTCGACGTCGAACGGCTGGTGGAGACGGCTTCGCGGTTCGGGGAGCGAGGCGGGATCGACGTCGTGGTCGCGGCGGCGGGGATCTACCACGGCGAGGCGGGGGAGACGCCGACCGACGCCGAGTCCTACACCGCGTTCGACGACAGCTGGCGAACGAACGCCCGCGGCGTCTTCACGACGATCACCGAGGCGCTCGCGCACCTGACCGACGGCGCGCGAATCCTGGTCCCAACCGGAGCTGTCGCCCGCGAGGCCAAACCGGGCTACGGCGCGTACGCGATCTCGAAAGCCGGCGCCGAAGCCGTCGTTCGGGGCTTCGCCGCCGACACCGAGTACGTCGTGGGCTGCCTCGAGCCCGGGGTGCTCGCCACCGACCTCACCGGCGGCGCTGGCCGCGACCCCGAGTCGGTCGCCGGGATGTTCGTCTGGGCGGCGACCGAGGCCGATCCGGACGAGCTAGACGGCGAAATCGTCGGGCTCAGGGAGTGGAAGACGGCGACGCGGTGA